In Salinigranum marinum, one DNA window encodes the following:
- a CDS encoding HAD family hydrolase, which translates to MPPTAVAFDLDDTLAVPTRDRRTILREAAQVAGAPPLSRQAYLAAHADCLTEETREPIFAALLSDHDTSASPAAVARAYRELTAEALRPVPGAEPLLDRLQGTYRVGLLTNGPVVAQHDKLRELGWSGAFDAELVTGSLAAGKPDAQAFEALLSELDTAPAETVYVGDDVHADIEGAAGVGMVPIQVLFEGSADPHPEAAAFVDRDELATALPGVLDEL; encoded by the coding sequence ATGCCGCCCACCGCCGTCGCGTTCGACCTCGACGACACGCTGGCGGTTCCGACGCGGGATCGCCGAACCATTCTCCGCGAGGCCGCGCAGGTCGCGGGCGCGCCGCCGCTCTCCCGGCAGGCGTACCTCGCCGCCCACGCCGACTGTCTCACCGAGGAGACGCGCGAACCCATCTTCGCCGCGTTGCTGTCGGACCACGACACGTCTGCGTCGCCCGCCGCGGTGGCGCGCGCGTACCGCGAACTCACCGCCGAGGCGCTCAGACCCGTCCCCGGTGCCGAGCCCCTGCTCGACCGCCTGCAGGGGACGTACCGCGTGGGCCTGCTGACGAACGGTCCCGTCGTCGCCCAGCACGACAAACTCCGGGAACTCGGCTGGAGCGGAGCGTTCGACGCCGAACTCGTCACTGGCTCGCTCGCCGCGGGCAAGCCCGACGCCCAGGCGTTCGAGGCGCTGCTCTCGGAACTCGACACGGCCCCCGCGGAGACGGTGTACGTCGGCGACGACGTCCACGCCGACATCGAGGGTGCCGCCGGCGTCGGGATGGTCCCGATCCAGGTGCTGTTCGAGGGGAGCGCCGACCCTCACCCCGAGGCGGCCGCGTTCGTCGACCGCGACGAGCTGGCCACGGCGCTCCCGGGGGTACTGGACGAACTGTAG
- a CDS encoding universal stress protein, giving the protein MSQTPVQNQKQRQSGLNSVLVALGPSDADRVERLAEEAIDIAGPADATVVIGHVFTREEFDDRVDALGFDREAAEVDPDDVAGRYSSVRELVAFLDEAGVAYEIHGLVGDYADGVVALAEERDADLVLVGGRKRSPTGKAVFGSVAQEVMLSAPCPVTFVRADTK; this is encoded by the coding sequence ATGAGCCAGACACCAGTACAGAACCAGAAGCAGCGACAGTCCGGTCTGAACAGCGTGCTCGTCGCGCTCGGCCCGAGCGACGCCGACCGCGTCGAGCGCCTCGCCGAGGAAGCCATCGACATCGCGGGTCCCGCCGACGCGACCGTCGTCATCGGCCACGTGTTCACCCGCGAGGAGTTCGATGATCGCGTCGACGCGCTCGGCTTCGACCGCGAGGCCGCCGAGGTCGACCCCGACGACGTCGCGGGCCGGTACTCGTCGGTCCGAGAACTCGTCGCCTTCCTCGACGAGGCCGGCGTCGCATACGAGATCCACGGCCTCGTCGGCGACTACGCCGACGGCGTCGTCGCGCTCGCCGAAGAACGCGACGCCGATCTCGTCCTCGTCGGCGGCCGCAAGCGCTCGCCGACCGGCAAGGCCGTCTTCGGCAGCGTCGCCCAGGAGGTCATGCTGTCGGCCCCTTGCCCGGTGACGTTCGTCCGCGCTGACACGAAGTAA